One genomic region from Candidatus Cybelea sp. encodes:
- a CDS encoding carbon-nitrogen hydrolase family protein encodes MSRSISVAAVQLQARDRGDFSSAFVGILDAVARASRDADLLVLPEGTIPGYVLGHDPLDARQVDDAIAGLAKIARATETVIVVGAAIAERGAQRNGAIVIDADGSLAGRADKLFLWHFDRRWFAGGERLAAVRTSVGSLGVLVCADGRLPTISRALVDDGADLLVMPTAWVTSGRDPRALENVQADLLARVRAYENRVPFVAANKCGSELGMVAYCGKSQIVDAGGEIVAIAGERRPETLRALLTLESERPARAQPVAPAPRASSPGVPLRIAIAGESLPADVDSRLEMLDDAYAIAPGDSQRLEMLDRALPAAAVGDERVLDPAGLVPYRRAGYGLIVWSSDLPEPWLEHIARARALELRVYLVVFDRTRGRAFAVDPDGTIVAGTFDDFRLASFTYDPRKTRETTVAPGTDVAEGLERIAALTGARA; translated from the coding sequence ATGAGTCGCTCAATCAGCGTCGCTGCTGTGCAGCTTCAAGCACGCGACCGCGGCGATTTTTCCAGCGCGTTCGTCGGCATCCTCGATGCCGTCGCTCGCGCGTCGCGAGATGCGGACCTGCTCGTGCTTCCGGAAGGCACGATTCCGGGCTACGTGCTGGGTCACGATCCGCTCGATGCGCGCCAGGTCGACGATGCAATCGCCGGCCTGGCGAAGATCGCGCGTGCGACCGAAACGGTGATCGTCGTGGGCGCGGCGATCGCGGAGCGCGGCGCACAGCGTAACGGCGCAATCGTCATCGACGCCGATGGTTCCCTTGCCGGCCGCGCAGACAAGCTGTTCCTTTGGCACTTCGACCGGCGCTGGTTCGCCGGCGGAGAGCGCCTCGCTGCAGTGCGCACGAGCGTCGGCTCGCTCGGCGTGCTCGTCTGCGCCGACGGACGGCTGCCGACGATTTCGCGCGCGCTCGTGGACGACGGCGCCGATCTGCTGGTCATGCCCACCGCCTGGGTCACAAGCGGGCGCGATCCGCGCGCTTTGGAGAACGTGCAGGCCGATCTGCTCGCACGCGTCCGCGCCTATGAGAATCGAGTCCCGTTCGTTGCCGCCAATAAGTGCGGCAGCGAGCTGGGCATGGTCGCCTACTGCGGCAAGAGCCAAATCGTCGACGCCGGCGGCGAGATCGTCGCGATTGCCGGCGAACGCCGGCCCGAAACGTTGCGCGCTTTACTGACGCTCGAATCCGAGCGCCCAGCGCGTGCGCAGCCGGTTGCGCCGGCTCCGCGCGCTTCGAGCCCCGGCGTGCCGCTCCGCATCGCAATCGCCGGCGAGTCGCTCCCGGCCGACGTGGATTCTCGTCTCGAAATGCTCGACGATGCGTACGCCATCGCCCCCGGGGACTCGCAGCGACTCGAAATGCTCGACCGCGCTCTTCCCGCGGCCGCGGTCGGGGACGAGCGCGTTCTCGATCCTGCCGGCCTGGTTCCGTATCGCCGCGCCGGTTATGGGCTCATCGTCTGGAGCAGCGATCTTCCCGAACCGTGGCTCGAACATATCGCGCGGGCACGCGCGCTCGAGCTGCGCGTGTACCTCGTCGTCTTCGATCGCACGCGTGGGCGCGCGTTCGCCGTCGATCCCGACGGCACGATCGTCGCCGGCACGTTCGACGACTTTCGCCTCGCAAGCTTTACCTACGATCCGCGCAAGACGCGCGAGACGACCGTCGCGCCCGGCACCGACGTCGCGGAAGGCCTCGAGCGCATCGCCGCCCTCACCGGAGCGCGCGCGTGA
- a CDS encoding copper amine oxidase N-terminal domain-containing protein: MKRLSTGVLAALMVAGLGLNAVAAQPGASHGNIGTNAIAQDQAANPAPPANFGSPPSGQYPILYNDHHVYTKPDVLKQGRVLAALVRGGTLLIPLRSMFEQMGATVSYDAGTKTATVSKPGAEVKVTVGKPEVIINGESRPLDVPPMIYQGAVLVPVRVISEGMGAYVLWVPDRRLVVVRYIPATPPPSPAPPPPPPPPPPPPTPTPAPYYDFYVAGDYIISPTVYNEFVNGSHSDNNSGGFSYRLHGAIEIPVANLPFMVAVDYRQYNWQHACGGTGDPGCYVTTIGGLGQASVPAFHGQDYSFDTRLGLRILKPRIYLAAAYLWRGNNYGYPRESNIGVGLEKLPDLDRVFSFYGSAYYFFNVNGNYSSNPLSCGNPTGPGCTYQVGYNVLKYDIGVSYTFPSFPLFIEAGFLGDRGWNLNAAPVGFSESGPYAGIGLKI, translated from the coding sequence TTGAAGCGACTGAGCACTGGGGTCCTGGCCGCGCTTATGGTAGCGGGTCTAGGGCTCAACGCGGTCGCGGCCCAGCCTGGCGCATCGCATGGCAACATTGGAACCAACGCGATCGCGCAAGACCAGGCCGCGAACCCTGCTCCGCCGGCGAATTTTGGTTCGCCGCCGTCGGGTCAGTACCCGATTCTCTACAATGACCATCACGTCTACACCAAGCCCGACGTTCTCAAGCAGGGCCGCGTTCTCGCGGCGCTGGTGAGAGGCGGAACGCTCTTGATCCCATTACGCTCGATGTTCGAGCAGATGGGCGCAACCGTTTCGTACGACGCGGGCACGAAGACTGCGACGGTCAGTAAACCCGGCGCCGAGGTCAAAGTGACCGTCGGTAAGCCGGAAGTCATCATCAACGGCGAATCGCGTCCGCTGGACGTTCCGCCGATGATCTATCAAGGCGCCGTTCTCGTACCGGTCCGTGTCATTTCGGAAGGTATGGGCGCATACGTGCTGTGGGTTCCGGATCGCCGGCTCGTCGTCGTACGGTACATTCCTGCGACGCCGCCGCCGTCACCGGCTCCGCCACCGCCGCCTCCGCCCCCGCCGCCGCCGCCGACACCGACGCCCGCTCCTTACTACGACTTCTACGTGGCGGGCGACTACATCATCTCACCGACGGTGTACAACGAGTTCGTTAACGGCTCGCATAGCGACAACAACAGCGGCGGGTTCTCGTACCGTCTCCACGGCGCGATCGAGATCCCGGTTGCGAACCTCCCGTTCATGGTCGCGGTCGACTATCGCCAATACAACTGGCAGCATGCCTGCGGCGGCACCGGCGATCCGGGCTGCTACGTGACCACGATCGGCGGTCTCGGCCAGGCGTCGGTTCCGGCGTTCCACGGCCAAGACTACTCGTTCGATACGCGTCTGGGGCTTCGCATCCTCAAGCCGCGCATCTACCTCGCTGCCGCATACCTCTGGCGTGGAAACAACTACGGCTATCCGCGCGAATCCAACATCGGCGTCGGGCTCGAAAAACTGCCCGATCTCGATCGCGTATTCTCGTTCTACGGTAGCGCGTACTACTTCTTCAACGTCAACGGCAACTACAGCAGCAACCCGCTGTCTTGCGGAAATCCCACCGGTCCCGGATGCACGTACCAGGTCGGATACAACGTCCTCAAGTACGACATCGGCGTATCCTACACGTTCCCCAGCTTCCCGCTCTTCATAGAGGCGGGCTTCCTGGGCGACCGTGGCTGGAATCTCAATGCCGCGCCGGTCGGCTTCTCAGAGAGTGGGCCGTACGCAGGCATCGGCCTGAAAATCTAG
- a CDS encoding phosphodiester glycosidase family protein produces the protein MNLVALIAALLPALLTPAAPFPRIVAQAPTIESVAPGVDYGDYQLLTADGPLSVHVIVVAPHRGDVRLENVLSGDELVSRGETIGSMAKRTRAIAGINGDFFDIGNTNRPVNMVVRGGALLQLPYKRSVLAITRDGTPHIAEFSFTGQMEIAQRTMPLDGIDEMPLGGAGLSLLTPFYGRVAPHDNVTLETLVPLGGVPPLTRYRITGIADNLSPQPPGYYVAIGLNDYNSVGAPDVGSVIGVDGDLSPFGLTSIATAIGGGALILHDGAWYDDPDAPYREENARRVPVSGAAIAPDGRLFLVEVDGRQAELSIGLKRPEFSALMRALGATEGLLFDGGGSSTMVVRRLGDPAAGVVNSPSDGKERPVADGLFVYSTAPVGPAVRLVARPGVVRAVPGAGVSLRVAAVDSANNVAGNGGAVEVSVTPASLGSYRDGTFFAAHRGIGRLALRSANLKGEVPVEVKARPARSRIEPPRPNVDQNGQVLLAAQAFDARGYPLQLPSSLPWSASSGSIDGRGSYRAGSNDANISVRIGDTLATTRVTVGSHGVALPFAQSARFVTAPRGGPGSLAKNAGCGSCVQLRFSFSNGERAAYAKADIPLPDDTIGVEFDLSDDGSAARVRVAIRNEINEDVLLDATRLGNPGWRHVVVRFPPDAQAMRLVSIYVLPSKGVELSDGSIGLRNVRAIVAGH, from the coding sequence GTGAACCTCGTCGCGCTGATCGCCGCGCTCTTGCCTGCTCTCCTCACGCCCGCGGCGCCATTTCCGCGCATCGTGGCGCAGGCGCCGACGATCGAAAGCGTCGCCCCCGGGGTCGACTACGGCGATTATCAGCTGCTCACCGCCGACGGACCGCTCTCGGTTCACGTCATCGTGGTCGCGCCGCATCGCGGCGACGTGCGGCTGGAGAACGTCTTATCCGGCGACGAGCTCGTCTCGCGCGGAGAGACGATCGGCTCGATGGCCAAGCGGACGCGGGCGATCGCCGGCATCAACGGCGACTTCTTCGATATCGGCAATACGAACCGTCCGGTGAACATGGTCGTACGCGGCGGCGCGCTGCTGCAGCTGCCGTACAAGCGATCCGTTCTCGCCATAACGCGCGACGGGACACCGCACATCGCGGAGTTCAGCTTCACGGGCCAAATGGAGATCGCGCAGCGCACGATGCCGCTCGACGGGATCGACGAGATGCCGCTCGGCGGTGCCGGGCTCTCGCTGCTCACCCCGTTCTACGGCCGCGTCGCCCCCCACGATAACGTTACGCTCGAAACGCTCGTGCCGCTGGGCGGCGTGCCGCCGCTCACACGCTATCGCATCACCGGCATCGCCGACAACTTGAGCCCTCAGCCGCCGGGATACTACGTGGCGATCGGCTTGAACGACTATAACTCCGTCGGCGCGCCCGACGTCGGCTCGGTGATCGGCGTCGACGGCGACCTCTCGCCGTTCGGGTTGACGTCGATCGCCACCGCGATCGGCGGCGGTGCGCTGATCCTGCACGACGGCGCTTGGTACGACGATCCGGACGCTCCCTATCGCGAGGAGAACGCCCGTCGCGTCCCAGTCTCGGGTGCCGCGATCGCGCCCGACGGTCGCCTCTTCCTCGTCGAAGTCGACGGTCGTCAGGCCGAGCTGAGCATCGGCCTCAAGCGTCCGGAGTTCTCGGCCCTGATGCGCGCGCTCGGCGCGACCGAGGGGCTCCTGTTCGACGGCGGCGGCTCCTCGACGATGGTCGTCCGCCGCCTCGGCGACCCGGCCGCGGGCGTCGTCAACTCGCCGTCCGACGGTAAAGAACGTCCGGTCGCCGACGGCCTCTTCGTGTACAGTACGGCGCCGGTCGGGCCGGCGGTGCGCCTGGTCGCGCGCCCCGGCGTCGTTCGGGCGGTGCCCGGCGCCGGCGTTTCGTTGCGCGTCGCCGCGGTGGATTCCGCCAATAACGTCGCCGGCAACGGCGGTGCCGTAGAGGTTAGCGTTACGCCGGCCTCGCTCGGCTCGTATCGCGACGGTACCTTCTTCGCGGCGCATCGGGGGATCGGACGGCTCGCGTTGCGCAGTGCAAACCTCAAAGGCGAAGTGCCGGTAGAGGTCAAGGCGCGGCCGGCGCGCTCGCGCATCGAGCCGCCGCGGCCGAACGTCGACCAAAACGGACAGGTACTTCTCGCCGCGCAGGCGTTCGATGCGCGCGGCTACCCGCTGCAGCTGCCGTCATCTCTCCCCTGGAGCGCGAGCAGCGGTTCGATCGACGGGCGCGGCAGCTATCGCGCCGGGTCGAACGACGCCAACATCAGCGTCCGCATCGGCGATACGCTCGCGACGACGCGCGTGACCGTCGGCTCGCACGGGGTCGCACTTCCCTTCGCGCAAAGCGCGCGCTTCGTCACCGCGCCGCGCGGCGGCCCCGGCAGCCTTGCTAAAAATGCCGGCTGCGGCAGCTGCGTCCAGCTGCGCTTCTCGTTTTCGAACGGCGAGCGCGCCGCCTATGCGAAGGCCGACATCCCGCTGCCGGACGATACGATCGGCGTGGAGTTCGATCTCTCCGACGACGGCAGCGCCGCGCGCGTGCGCGTAGCGATTCGCAACGAAATCAACGAGGACGTCTTGCTCGACGCGACGCGTTTGGGGAACCCCGGATGGCGACACGTCGTCGTTCGATTTCCACCCGACGCGCAAGCGATGCGCCTCGTCTCGATCTACGTGCTGCCCTCGAAGGGCGTGGAGCTCTCCGATGGAAGCATTGGCCTGCGCAACGTTCGTGCGATCGTCGCGGGACACTAG
- a CDS encoding hotdog domain-containing protein, whose product MSAKLDIGRSYSLQSRVEEWMTAEKAGNKGVDVLSTSMLVQLVESAAIHCIEPILTAGQITLGTHIDLEHRKPVPVGFIVRTEVEVVMLDGPRVSFAVQVFDEQEAVAEGSHERYIIEKGKFLAKLREKLA is encoded by the coding sequence ATGAGCGCGAAACTCGACATCGGCCGCTCGTATAGCCTACAGAGCCGCGTCGAGGAATGGATGACGGCTGAGAAGGCCGGTAACAAGGGCGTCGACGTACTTTCCACGTCGATGCTCGTCCAGCTGGTCGAAAGTGCGGCTATCCACTGCATTGAGCCGATCTTGACCGCCGGGCAGATAACCCTCGGTACGCACATCGATCTCGAGCATCGCAAGCCGGTCCCGGTCGGGTTCATCGTCCGGACCGAAGTCGAGGTCGTGATGCTCGACGGGCCGCGCGTAAGCTTCGCGGTCCAGGTCTTCGACGAGCAGGAAGCCGTGGCCGAAGGAAGCCACGAACGGTACATCATCGAAAAGGGCAAGTTCCTCGCAAAACTGCGGGAAAAGCTCGCCTGA
- a CDS encoding efflux RND transporter periplasmic adaptor subunit, with product MKDRMRIQMLRTMLVALAATVALSACGKKPAMGAPPLSVDASPATRQNIATYVTLDGQIAPLNQSTLAFQQSGTITKINVNIGDMVHKGQLLATIDPSTLRAQLSQAQAQAAQAAASAQGAVVGYPVQTQTNAAAVQTAKASLQNAQLVYNQNKQLYKQGYVSETQLQQSQANFVQAQQTYDNAVVGLRNNAVSYQNVKSQQASAQAASAQAHVLGTQLSQTYLYSPYDAVVANRLLDPGAYASPSQPVLQVARIDRVWINVNVPDEYLSYVHSGNTVTFSSSSLPGHSFTGPIETVNAVPTSGTLSYLARLELQNPGYVLRGGMLVTVRVTKQKASNAIVVPRGAVAQTPTGSSIVYIVSNGKAQAVPVKVGVETDTLSQIIAPQVTAGTMVITTRPDALKDGSAVAVANGPAPANSNPGAVH from the coding sequence ATGAAGGACCGGATGAGGATACAGATGCTCAGAACGATGCTCGTCGCGCTGGCGGCGACGGTCGCGCTATCCGCGTGCGGGAAGAAGCCCGCGATGGGGGCCCCGCCGCTTTCGGTGGACGCGTCCCCGGCAACGCGCCAAAACATTGCCACGTACGTAACGCTCGACGGACAGATTGCGCCGCTGAACCAGTCGACGCTTGCTTTCCAACAGAGCGGCACCATCACGAAGATCAACGTGAACATCGGCGACATGGTCCACAAGGGCCAGCTGCTGGCAACGATCGACCCCTCGACCTTACGGGCTCAGCTCTCGCAGGCCCAAGCCCAAGCGGCTCAGGCCGCGGCGTCGGCGCAGGGCGCCGTCGTCGGCTACCCCGTGCAGACCCAGACCAATGCCGCAGCCGTCCAAACCGCGAAGGCGTCCCTGCAGAACGCCCAGCTCGTGTACAATCAGAACAAGCAACTCTACAAACAGGGCTACGTTTCGGAGACGCAGCTGCAGCAGTCTCAGGCCAACTTCGTCCAGGCGCAGCAGACCTACGACAACGCGGTGGTCGGGCTGCGAAACAATGCGGTCAGCTACCAGAACGTGAAGTCGCAGCAGGCCTCTGCACAGGCGGCTTCGGCCCAGGCCCACGTGCTGGGCACCCAACTGTCGCAGACCTACCTTTATTCACCCTACGATGCGGTCGTCGCGAACCGCCTGCTCGATCCCGGCGCCTATGCATCACCCTCGCAGCCGGTCCTGCAGGTCGCGCGGATCGATCGCGTCTGGATCAACGTCAACGTTCCGGACGAATACCTCTCCTACGTGCACTCGGGCAATACCGTTACCTTTTCGTCTTCTTCGCTTCCGGGGCACAGCTTCACGGGCCCCATTGAGACGGTCAACGCGGTGCCGACCTCCGGAACCCTTTCCTACTTGGCCCGGCTCGAACTGCAAAATCCGGGCTATGTCCTGCGCGGCGGCATGCTGGTGACGGTCAGAGTCACGAAACAGAAGGCCTCCAACGCAATCGTCGTCCCGCGCGGCGCCGTCGCCCAGACTCCAACGGGGAGCAGCATCGTGTACATCGTTTCCAACGGCAAGGCGCAGGCCGTGCCGGTCAAAGTCGGCGTCGAGACCGATACGCTCTCCCAGATCATCGCACCGCAGGTCACGGCGGGTACGATGGTCATCACGACCCGGCCCGACGCTTTAAAGGATGGCAGCGCAGTCGCGGTCGCCAACGGCCCCGCGCCCGCCAACTCGAACCCAGGCGCGGTGCACTGA
- a CDS encoding DUF4337 family protein, giving the protein MKAIRRTRLIWSRVNSLAAAVVAVLAAMGTLFAHHRSVSALSEENRAIIAQGRAVDSYNAYEAKEIRYTIYQALIAGGVIRDGIALQRVKAVAADERRSSPAMLAESEALDQQAKDSEAHGEMLMRSYETLQLATTFFEIAIVFVSIATLAEVQYLLPAGVVLSGIGLVFFATGLLQSR; this is encoded by the coding sequence GTGAAGGCCATCAGAAGGACTCGCTTGATTTGGAGCCGCGTTAACTCGCTGGCGGCGGCGGTCGTCGCCGTCCTCGCGGCGATGGGAACGCTCTTTGCGCACCATCGCTCCGTCTCGGCACTCTCGGAGGAGAACCGCGCGATCATCGCCCAAGGCCGAGCCGTCGACTCCTACAACGCGTACGAGGCCAAAGAGATCCGCTACACGATCTACCAGGCGCTGATCGCCGGCGGCGTCATTCGCGACGGCATCGCGCTCCAGCGCGTCAAGGCCGTCGCCGCCGACGAACGCCGCTCGTCACCGGCGATGCTCGCCGAAAGCGAAGCGCTCGATCAGCAAGCGAAGGATTCCGAAGCGCACGGCGAGATGCTGATGCGCTCGTACGAGACCTTGCAGCTCGCCACGACCTTCTTCGAAATTGCGATCGTCTTCGTCTCGATCGCCACGCTGGCGGAAGTGCAGTACCTGTTGCCGGCCGGCGTGGTGCTCAGCGGCATTGGTCTGGTTTTCTTCGCAACCGGTCTTCTGCAGAGCCGCTAG
- a CDS encoding peptide ABC transporter substrate-binding protein → MNLRAVCMLAAIAVTGLAGCTKVANEGGGAGGNGWTQPGVLRWTEFSDPKNLNPALNSGSPTLDLSMFIYSWTIRYDQNAHPFPDALREIPTIANGDVSKDGLTLKYKLRPNIKWQDGVALTCNDLKFSWQVVMNTHNNVITTDGFKDIGSIDCSDPSVAIIHMKRLYAPFLQQLWSVNGNMPILPEHILAKYNDDKGSFNTAPYNALPIGSGPFKVVAWHRGQDVEMVANPDFYLGAPKLKRVVYKILPDENTAVTQLQTHELDLLALGTGLKWPEYSALAADPRNGLVAERVDAFSWSHVDFNLKHPIVSDLQIRRAIAYATDRAEIINKVQHGSGIPADTDQQPHYSWAVTTDVTHYPFDPAKAKALLDAQGWKVGPDGIRVKNGQRLEFTLSTQTESSSGKATQTVLQRQWRDVGIQADVKNYPSSQFFDNSTNGILQGGHYDVALFGWLGAADPDDSAIYSGDNLAPKGQNAMLWNNPAATAAMNDALKTVDQARRKRDYIIVQQQLTRDVPTIILYFNRIPYVYNKDLKGFQPSPVISAFWDPWNYSI, encoded by the coding sequence ATGAACTTGAGGGCCGTTTGCATGCTCGCGGCGATAGCCGTCACGGGACTCGCCGGATGCACCAAGGTTGCCAACGAGGGCGGCGGCGCGGGCGGCAACGGCTGGACGCAGCCGGGCGTGCTGCGCTGGACCGAGTTCAGCGATCCCAAGAATCTCAATCCCGCGCTCAACTCGGGTTCGCCGACACTGGACCTTTCGATGTTCATCTACTCGTGGACGATCCGCTACGACCAGAACGCGCATCCGTTCCCCGACGCGCTGCGCGAGATTCCGACGATCGCCAACGGCGACGTCAGCAAAGACGGCCTGACGCTCAAGTACAAGCTGCGCCCGAACATCAAGTGGCAAGACGGCGTCGCGCTGACCTGCAACGACCTGAAATTTAGCTGGCAAGTCGTGATGAACACCCACAACAACGTCATCACCACCGACGGCTTCAAAGATATCGGCAGCATCGACTGCAGCGATCCCAGCGTCGCCATTATCCATATGAAGCGGCTCTACGCGCCTTTCTTGCAGCAGCTGTGGAGCGTGAACGGCAACATGCCGATTCTCCCCGAACACATTCTGGCGAAATACAACGACGACAAGGGCTCGTTCAATACGGCGCCCTACAACGCGCTGCCGATCGGCAGCGGGCCGTTCAAAGTCGTCGCCTGGCATCGCGGGCAAGACGTCGAGATGGTGGCGAACCCCGATTTCTATCTCGGTGCGCCCAAGCTCAAGCGGGTCGTCTACAAGATCCTGCCCGACGAGAACACCGCGGTGACGCAGCTGCAGACGCACGAGCTCGATCTGCTCGCGCTGGGCACCGGGCTAAAGTGGCCCGAGTATTCGGCCCTCGCGGCCGATCCGCGCAACGGTCTGGTTGCCGAGCGCGTCGACGCGTTTTCTTGGTCGCACGTCGACTTCAACCTCAAGCACCCGATCGTTTCCGATTTGCAAATACGCCGGGCGATCGCGTACGCCACCGATCGCGCGGAGATCATCAACAAGGTGCAGCACGGCTCGGGAATTCCGGCGGATACCGATCAACAGCCGCACTACTCGTGGGCGGTTACGACCGACGTTACCCACTATCCGTTCGATCCGGCGAAGGCAAAGGCGTTGCTCGATGCCCAGGGGTGGAAGGTAGGGCCGGACGGGATCCGCGTCAAGAACGGCCAGCGGCTCGAGTTTACTTTAAGCACGCAGACCGAATCTTCCAGCGGCAAAGCAACGCAGACGGTGCTCCAGCGGCAGTGGCGCGACGTCGGCATCCAAGCCGACGTTAAAAACTATCCGAGCAGCCAGTTCTTCGACAACTCGACCAACGGTATTCTCCAAGGCGGGCACTACGACGTGGCGCTTTTCGGCTGGCTCGGCGCCGCCGATCCCGACGACAGCGCGATCTATTCCGGTGATAACCTCGCGCCCAAGGGTCAGAACGCGATGCTTTGGAATAATCCTGCGGCGACGGCAGCGATGAACGACGCGCTCAAGACGGTCGATCAAGCGCGGCGCAAGCGAGACTACATCATCGTACAGCAGCAGCTGACGCGCGACGTTC
- a CDS encoding TolC family protein — protein sequence MKQGRFRARVLAAALGLGGLVTGVALAQNVPNSGQIEGVPGIVMPSPLPEPTISGSPIPYPAYGTPAPDVERLAPKKGVPQTITLTDAVRIGVALSPTFANENAQWVAIHAKYTSERQALFPAVSANAQMGKEFSNGTTSSGGGTTTPLPSIGPSPAAVFGLGQAAPVSHATVVNESASITITQLIFDGGRTIAAIRSAKEADVAGRGTLLRDLQTLELNVATAYYAVLEDNATVAADAQLVKEFEVNEASVAAQIRNGAAARSDIAAAQFQTAQAKGNLVTAQGTAIGAQATFATTLGLDADAMVLPKPLSAQPNAPNPSYTVSLKRALIMRPDYISAAYNVFSARDNLRYAKLARFPILSAAASDGVTRQFIDCFSTTQTNQNGNVVPFSVCPGQGSWTNDKTIGLQVSIPIYDQGQTNYNVAVAASQLDQAIANLNLTRLSVESNVRSALATLISSRASFVQARSELTSAQVSLDATQAQYKVGATTILNVVTAEANLTTAQSGYITALYGVYTAEENYLYAMGMSDVQL from the coding sequence GTGAAGCAAGGAAGGTTTCGCGCGCGAGTGCTGGCCGCCGCACTCGGGCTGGGCGGTCTTGTGACCGGCGTGGCCCTTGCCCAGAACGTTCCCAACTCGGGACAGATCGAGGGCGTGCCCGGCATCGTCATGCCGTCACCACTTCCCGAGCCGACGATAAGCGGCAGCCCAATTCCGTACCCGGCGTACGGCACGCCGGCCCCCGACGTCGAAAGGCTGGCGCCCAAGAAAGGCGTCCCGCAGACAATCACGCTTACCGACGCCGTTCGCATCGGCGTCGCGCTTTCACCCACCTTCGCCAACGAGAATGCGCAGTGGGTCGCGATTCACGCTAAGTACACCTCCGAACGCCAGGCGCTCTTCCCCGCTGTCAGCGCGAACGCCCAAATGGGCAAAGAGTTCAGCAACGGCACGACGAGCTCGGGCGGCGGCACGACGACGCCGTTGCCGAGCATCGGCCCAAGTCCGGCCGCCGTGTTCGGCCTCGGGCAAGCCGCACCGGTTTCACACGCGACCGTCGTCAACGAATCAGCGTCGATCACGATCACCCAGCTGATTTTCGACGGCGGCCGGACGATCGCGGCGATCCGCTCGGCGAAAGAGGCCGATGTTGCGGGTCGCGGTACGCTCTTGCGCGACCTCCAAACGCTCGAGTTGAACGTCGCTACGGCGTATTACGCCGTGCTGGAAGATAATGCGACGGTTGCCGCGGACGCACAACTCGTTAAGGAGTTCGAGGTCAACGAAGCCTCGGTCGCGGCACAAATTCGCAACGGCGCGGCAGCCCGGTCCGACATCGCAGCGGCGCAGTTCCAGACCGCGCAGGCGAAAGGGAACCTGGTAACCGCTCAAGGCACGGCAATCGGCGCGCAAGCGACCTTCGCGACCACACTTGGACTCGACGCCGACGCGATGGTCCTACCCAAGCCGCTCTCCGCGCAGCCGAACGCACCGAATCCGTCGTACACGGTCTCGTTGAAGCGGGCGTTGATCATGCGGCCGGACTACATTTCCGCGGCGTACAACGTTTTTTCGGCGAGAGATAACCTGCGCTACGCAAAGCTGGCCCGCTTTCCAATACTCTCCGCGGCGGCCAGCGACGGGGTAACGCGCCAGTTTATCGACTGCTTTTCCACGACCCAAACTAATCAGAATGGAAACGTCGTGCCGTTCTCGGTCTGCCCGGGCCAGGGCAGCTGGACCAACGACAAAACGATCGGCTTGCAGGTTTCGATCCCGATCTACGATCAAGGCCAGACGAATTATAATGTCGCGGTCGCGGCCTCGCAGCTCGATCAGGCAATCGCGAACCTCAACTTAACGAGGCTGTCGGTCGAGTCGAACGTTCGCTCGGCCCTGGCGACCTTGATTTCATCGCGGGCATCCTTCGTGCAGGCGCGTTCGGAGCTAACCTCGGCGCAGGTTTCGCTCGATGCGACGCAGGCGCAGTACAAAGTCGGCGCGACGACGATTCTCAACGTCGTCACTGCCGAAGCAAACCTGACGACGGCGCAGTCGGGGTACATCACCGCGCTGTACGGCGTCTATACGGCCGAAGAGAATTATTTATATGCGATGGGCATGAGCGACGTCCAACTGTAG